DNA sequence from the Methanolobus psychrophilus R15 genome:
GCATATCCTTCATCCATCCATAGCTGATCAAAATTGCAGGCACGTGTCCAGTAGTGCGCCAGTTCATGGATCAATATCTCACTGCTCGAGGTATGCAGCATCCAGATACCTGCCCTGCCCTTGTTGAACCCGCCATAACCACCTGTTTCAGTCAGATTTGCCTGTGTTATTGTAATGTCATAAGATGCCGGATAAGGCATGCCCCAGGTCTCTTCTAATATCGGCAGGCTTATCAGGGCAGTATCGAGCATTTGTTGCGCCCATACTTCTTCACCCTCCCAATATCTGATCTCTATCTGGACATCTCGTTCCTGCAGGTGGGCCACATCACTCAGGACAAGGTATTCAGTGTGCCTGACGGTATTGACAAGGCACGACCTGCTCCAGTCTAGCCCTCTCTGGAACCTGTAGATGCTGGAATTTTCCATTTCTTCCAGTTCATAGCCGTTTCTTGCCAGGTGTGTATCAAAGCCGGCTGGGACTTCCAGTGTTACTTCCGTGTTTTCTCCATTTTCAAGGATATAGAACACAGCACTATTTCTGTTAATATCCAGCTCGTACTCGATATAGAATGTGTAGCTCTCCCCATACCACACCCTCCGGTTGTACTGGAAGACATGATAACCTTCCCCTGCTTTCTGGAACACTACTCTTTTTCCGACATCATAGGCTTTAATGTTCTTTGCATTCTCTGGCAGGTAATGGTTAAAAGTAGAATAATATCCACGCTTGTATGTGGTACTGGGATCGGTGTTGGTGAACATGATCTGCTTTATGACGTGTACGTTCTTACTTTCAGGTATCACCTGATAGGCAGAACTGACCTCTACGGTAACATCACTATAATCGGCAGTCGCAATTGGCATGCAGGCTAGAGAGATTATTAATGCAAGTATCAGATATTTTTCATTAAACTGCAGCTCCATCTCTTTCACTTCACCAGCAAAAGAAAGATTTAATGTAGTGACTTTTATATATTATGGCATTGGAAAATAATCTGTGACCATAATTCGACTAAGTATGCACATAAAAAGACTTATTTAATACATGATTTATAATATTATGTCTAAATAATTCCTCTCAATGGCCACGCTGGGCAGGCAGCAACAATATGGTACTCGGTGCTGATAGCAAATAATTTAAACAGGGAGTTCTATGTGAAAGGGAGCGGAGATGTTCTCATGAAATACTGGCAGCCCAAGTATGAAACAATGAAAAAGGAAGAACTTGCAGCATTGCAATCAAAACGTTTGAAAAAGACGGCTGCAGCTGTTTATGAAAATGTGTCTTTTTACAGGGAAAAGTTCAGACAGCTTGGCATCAGGCCGGAGGATATCAGGTCGGCCGATGATATCAGAAAGCTGCCAGTGACAAAGAAGACCGATCTTCGCGATAATTACCCTTTTGGTCTTTTTGCTGTTCCTAAAAAAAACATAGTCCGAATCCACGCATCCTCAGGAACAAGTGGGAAAGCGACAGTTGTCGGATACACACGGAATGATCTGGAAACGTGGTCAGACCTTATGGCAAGAAACTTCACAATGGTAGGACTGGATGAGAACGATGTTTTCCAGAATGCCGTCAATTACGGACTGTTTACTGGCGGCCTGGGTTTCCACTATGGTATTGAAAAGATCGGAGCAATGGCTGTGCCAAGCGGTACAGGTAACACGGCCCGCCAATTGGAAATGATGATAGACTTCGGCGTTACTGCCCTCCACTGCACTCCCTCTTACGCCCTCTACCTGGCTGAGACAGCACGCGAAATGGACCTTGTGGACGAACTCTCCTTGAGGGTAGGATGTTTCGGGGCTGAGCCATGGTCATCCAACACCCGCAAACAACTGGAAAATAGCCTTAACATTAAAGCCTATGACTCCTACGGCCTTTCCGAACTTATGGGACCCGGAGTTGCATTTGAGTGCCAGGAGCAGAACGGATTGCACCTGTGGAACGATCACTTCCTTGTAGAAGTGCTTGATGAGGAAGGAGAACAGGTGGCTGAAGGAGAAAAAGGGGAACTGGTCCTTACATCCCTTACAAAAGAAGCACTTCCTATCATAAGGTACAGGACAGGTGACATCACAAGGCTGCTTGAGAGTGAGTGCTGCTGCGGACGAACCACTACCCGTATATCCAGGCTGCTTGGAAGGGCTGACGATATGCTCATTGTCAGGGGCATCAACGTATTCCCCTCCCAGATAGAGAATATCATCGCCAAAGTACCCGAGGTCACAGAGCACTTCCAGGTCATACTTGACAGGAATCAGAAGATGCTTGACGAGCTCACAGTAAGGGTGGAGCTCGAAGAGAACGCATTCACAGGCGAGCTCAAAGACCTGGCAGCTGTGAAGAGACATGTAGAGAACGAACTCAAGAGCGTACTTAACATCAGGACGGCTGTGGAGCTTGTCGAGAAAGGCACTATACCCCGCTCTGAAGGCAAGTCCAAGAAGGTCATTGACAGAAGGAACGCACTTTAAGGATATCTTATTAGAATAGACCGGTGATAAAATGCCTCATGTGATGGAAATTCTGGGAAAGGCCCGGGTCGTTGTAAAAGATGGAAAGGTTGTTGAAGTGGGTGATCCACAGATAGAGTGGTGTCCGATCTTTGAGAAGGCAAGAGGAATCAAAGAGATCAACAAGGAAGAGATCAGGAAGAACATGGAGTTCCGCATAAGGGATTTTGGGCTCTTCACTGACAAAAGGAAACTTGAGATGGATGTTTTCGTTGGTTTCGGTGCATCCGAGGTTATGATGACCGGTCTTAACAGGGGCCTGATCGACACCACAGTTACTGTTTGCGACGGTGCAGGCACTGTCATAACAAATAATCCTTCCCTGGTACAGGGTATGGGAGCACGCATATCCGGCCTCGTTGAGACCGAGCCGATAGAAGCTACCATCAATGGTATTGCGCAGAGAGGAGGTATCGTCCTTGACCCTTCAGGTGCCAGAATCGACCCAGCAGGCGGAGTAAAAAAAGCAGCAGGGTTAGGTTACAGGAAGATAGCCGTGACAGTTGTTTTCCCGGAAACCGCAAAGGAACTGCGGAAGCTAGAGTCTGAAATGGACCTTGACCTTACTATAATAGGCGCTCACGTTACGGGCATCGATAAGGAGTTTGCCATTGAACTGGTGAAACACCTCGACATTGTGACAAGCTGCGCTTCCAGGAACATACGAGAGATTGTCAAACCTCTTGCCCAGGTTGGCACAGCAGTGCCACTGTTTGCCATAACCCAGAAAGGAAAGGAGTTGCTCCTTGAAAGGGCAAAAGAGGTCGAATCACCAATACTCATCAATACGATGTCCCTTCCGGCACTGCCGGAGCACAAGCAGCCCAGGGAACTGGTCTGAACTGCTTTAAGGTAGATGTGCACTCACTCAGGAATCCTGAGCGGGTCCTTTTTCCTGTAAGCCATACCGGTGAAGATTGCGATGGTATCACCGTTTTCGTTTGTAACATCGACAGTATAGGTTGCTATCTTTGGATTTATCGAGGTTTCCTTTGCTTCTGCATACAGGTGGCCTTCGCCGACTGCCTTGACAAAAGAGATATCTGCATTGATAGCCACAGCAGCCGTGCCATGGGAATTGGAAGCTGCTGCAAATGCCATATCAGCAAGTGTGAATATCGTTCCACCATGTACACTGCCAAGCACATTGAGATGTCTTTTTTCTATCCTCATCTCTGCCTTTGCATAGCCTGCAGAAACCTCTGTTAAATGCATGCCAGAAATTGTCGCGAAATTCTCCTGCTCAAAATACTTGTATAATCTGTCCATATCTATCTGACTTTCTTATTACAGGCTACTCCTTATAAGTTCCTCTGCCCGCAAAAGAGGAATATAATAACTAAAATGATTAATAATTATGAATTTAGAAACGCTTAAATGCATCTTCGCATCTAGTATCATGTTTAAACATGATAGAACATCGGAATGACTACCGAACACACGGTTAGTCCATGAAGATTAACTATGTACCACAAAAAACGGGTTTAAACAGTGCGGGAGATTTTCAACAAAAGAACAAATGGCCTGCCACCCATTTGTTCTTTTATCCTCCGGAATAAGCAGACGCCTATATACTATCATAACCCTGTATATAATAGTGAGAACATATCAAGGGGTTACTGTGCTCACATCGTGACATTTCAATGAGATCCAGGAGGGCCGTATTCATTAGTCTCATCTTCAGCAGCTGGGAAAACATACTGAGGATACTCATCTTCGCTCTTTGCGGGTATACTGCACTTGTGTTTCTCCTGAGAACCACTGGTCAGCGCACCTTATCAAAACTGAATGCGTTTGACTTCATCATCACAGTGACCATTGGATCTACCTTCGCTACACTTCTTCTTGCAGGCAATGTCGCACTAATTGATGGCATAACGGTCTTTGCAGCATTGGTAGGCCTGCAGTTTACGGTTACATGGCTGACTGCAAGATCTGACCTTATAAAAAAGGCAGTCAAGAACGAACCCCGATTGTTGTACTATAACGGAGAGTACCTGACAAAAAACATGAAAAAAACCCGCATAGTAAAAGAGGAAATAGAACAGGCCATACGCAGTACAGGACAATCAAGTACAGGTAATGTGGGAGCTGTGGTCATGGAAACCAACGGCAACCTTTCAGTCATCGGCAAGGGAAGCAAGGAAGATATGGATGTCCTCGCGGATGTCCTGGATAAAGAATAATTGCTGCGATAACAAACTTAATTTTACAAAAATTGTGTCCACCCTTTCTGACGGGTGGATACACACCTGATACATATTCAAAAGGTCACGAAATCCCTGTGATTGAATCCCTTTGAATAATCCAGATAATAAGCTTCCGCAGGTTCTACTTTAAAGAAAACATTGTCAGGGTTTGATGGCATATCAGCCAGGAATGGATACTTTTTAGCCATTAGCTTGAATGCTTTATTTGTCTCTACCCCATCCGTGACAAGGGATGCTTTCCCCTGCATCTGGACACCTGTTATCTGCATGACCTCTGCATCATCTTCATCCACAGTGAACGCAACATTGGGATTATCCATCATGTCTGTGACTTTGTGAGTGTTCTTGTCGGTTACAAAGTATACTGTTGCCCCGTCAGAAGCGAAAGCCATTGTATGCACCATTGGCTTCCCACTCCTGTCGGCTGTGCCCAGATTCAGCCACTGGTGGCTGGAAAGATAATTAATTATTTTCTGCTTTGTCTCTTCTGTCATTTAAGCCCCCTGGCCTCTTGGCCCTTATGATATTATTAGCTGCCATACTTTAAGTTTAATCGTTCGCAGACCTTTGGATCTGTTCTCTTCTCTGGCTCGTCTCATAGTCTGCATATACTTTTGTGAATTCCACCATAACCGTGACAATGATGGCTGACAGGTATATCCAGAGGAAGATAGCAAGTACTGAACCTACACTGCCATACATTCCCGTAGGATCGGTGTACCTCAGGTACAGGCTGAACACATACTTTCCCAATGTTACAAAAGCAACTGTGAGAAAAGATCCTGTCACAACATACTTGTAATCCATTTTTGTATCGGGAAGTACCCTGTAAAGGTAAATGAAAAGAAGCACAAGGATCATGAAGTTGGCTATTGAACTGATTGATTGTATGGCCCAGGCAGGTATCGGGAGAAACTGGTCAAGTTGCTGAGAAACACTGAAGAATATCACTTCAAAAACAGTGATCAGGACGACCAGCAGCACAAAGATGAACACCGCAACAAAAGCCGAGATTCTCTTCTTGATGAGTTCCTCATACCAAGTACTGTTCTCATATGAGACCTTCCACATCCTGTTAATGGTTTTCTCGAGTTGCAGGAAAAGATTGCCTGAGGTCCATAAAAAAAGAGCGAAACTTATGAGCAAGCCCAAGGTAAGAGTACTGGTCTCCGGAATCTGCTGGAAAAGCGTATTTAATATTTCGATGGTTGCTTCAGTTGCAACAGCGGAAACGTATTCCAAAATCGATTCCTGTATCGTTTCCTCCCTTAGAAAAAAACTGCTGACGGATAACAGGAACAACAGTAGTGCCGGCAGACTCATCAACATTATAAATGAAAGCGCTGCACTGTCTGTGATACCGTCGTCATTGCTCCATTTATGCAAAGTCCCTGTGACAATGTCCCTTACCTTTCCCATATATCCAAACCCCTTTCTAAATCTGTACTAATAGGATATACTTTTTGAGGATATACTTTTTGTCAGCTCTCAATGGCTATGGAGTCAAAAAATAAAAGGATTAGAAGATATTGCAGGTCAAATTGATTGAGAGAATAGTTGTTTCCTGAAACAGCGAAATTCATTCATTTCCGCCACTAGAGCAATTCCTCATCCTCAAGCTCCACATCCAGCACTTCCAGCTTAACAGGCTGCCCACTGCCGTCGTAACATTTCCAGTTGTTACGGCCGTAAGGGTGGCCCACTATGATGTGGCGTGTACCGGTCTTGCTGAACATGTGCAAATCAGCCTGCGATGGACGCACGGCAGAGCTTGGATGGCTATGTACGGAGCCTACTGCCGAGATATTTGGCATCATGAACAGTTTCAGTACCGCATTGGATTCGCTTGATTCCGTGCCGGGGAGAAGGAGGATATCAGTAATTATGCCATCCTTTGCTTCAAGCAATCCCGCAAACTCGTCCGGATATGTCGACTTGCTGGCTTCAAGTATAAAATCAAGGGTATCACTGGCAATACCTATGATCTCAGCATTCTTTTTCATAAAGGAACATTGTATCAAATGGGTAATAAGCCTTTTTAAGCTCTAAAAATAAGTTATAAAAGTTAAGTTATTGACTATAATCGGCGGCCGGGAGAGTAATATGCACTTTTGTCCCGGCTCCCTCTTCACTTTCAAGCCAGATTTTACCGCCATGGTCCTCAACGATAACCTTGGTGACATATAATCCAAGGCCGTTACCTCCGTAACTCCTTGTGGAGGAACTGTCTATCTGGTGGAATTTCTGGAAAAGCTTTGGCATATCCTCTTCTGAGATTCCGATGCCCGTATCTTTCAGCACGACATGGACATCGCCATTTTCACGATATGCTGACAGGCTTATCTTTCCCTGCTTGTGAGTGAACTTTATAGCATTGTCCACAATGTTGGCAAAGGCCCTTGGGAGATAATCCGCATCCCCGTAAGTGAACAGTTTGTTGGAAGAGAAATCATCCTCTATCAGGATATTCTTTTCCTTAGCCTGCTCTGTAAACTCACCTACTGCAGATAACAGGGAATCTGATAAGAGGATCTTTTCAAAGTTATACCGTACCCTGCCTACCTGAGAAGAGCTGGCAAAGAGGAGGGAGTCGATCAGGTTCTGGAGGCGCTTTGACTTATTGACAACCTTTTCCATAGCACGCGATTGCTCCTGGTTCAAAGGACCGAATGTACCTTCATGGAGCAATTCACTAAACCCTTTGATCGTGGTGAGGGGAGTGTTGAGCTCATGCCTGAGATTGGAAAGGAACTCATCCTTGAGCTTGTCAAGGGACTTAAGTTCTTCATAGGCTTTTTCAAGCTCTTCCGTTGACATTTGCAGGGCTTTTTCAGTCCTTTTGCGCTCTGTAATATCACGGATGTGCTCCACTGCCATGATAATGTTGTTATTCTTATCGAAAACAGGAAATGCACGGTATTCCCTGACTTTCCCGTCGACCTCATCCGTTTGTTCAATCTCGGCAACATTCCCTGAGGAGAACACCTCTTTAACGTAGCACGGATCACACGGGGCATCCCGGTGCATAAAACAATTATAGCAATGCGGATGTTCCTCATTTTCCTGTGGACATCCTATATTTTCGCTCTTCCAGTTACTTGTAACAACCCGCAGGTCACGATCGACCACAACAATAAGGTCCTGGAGAGCATTGAATGTGCTGGTAAGCAATTCCTTCTGCTGCTGCAGTGCATCTTCAGACTGCTTATTCTTAGTGACATCGGCGATCAGGCAAACCCCGCTGTCAATTGCATTGCCAAGAAGCCGGTGCGGAACGTAGTATGATCTCAGGTACAACTGGTCACCTGCTATCTGCACAGGGTATTCGCTCTCATAATATGGAAGTATATCTTTATTAGACCTCGCAAGCACTTCCTCAAGCTGCTCATCGTTCACAAAATCAGTTATTGCAGCTCCTATAGTCTTATCCCGCGGGACCTGGAATATCTTTAAAAAGCTCCTGTTACAGTGAGTAATGATACCTTTGTGATCAAGGAAGATGCCAAGAGGAGATGATTCAAATATTACCCTGTGCCTTTTCTCAGATTCCAGTAAAGCTTCTTCAAGAACCTTTCTCTCAATAACCTTACCAAGACGGGCAATGATAGCATCCATCAATCTTTTCTCTTCTTTCAGGAACGGCCCGACATCAAGGATAGGTCGCTCCTCAAGATAGACCACCAGCAAGCTTCCTTTTGCTACTCCATGGACCATTATATTCTCTGACATCTTCCAGGGGGTTTCCTTGAAATTATCTGTCTGGTAGGTGTCGCTATCCATCGTAATTCGGGCTGCGGCGATATCCGGGAACTGGCAGGCTGATGGCATACGCTGTGCAATGCCTTTGAGCAGGGACTGCAGAGGAATATGCAGATCAAAAAGGGAAGAGATATTGTATATGCACTCCAGTTCTTTTTCCCTTTTTCTAAGTGAAG
Encoded proteins:
- a CDS encoding pyridoxamine 5'-phosphate oxidase-related, FMN-binding protein, which gives rise to MTEETKQKIINYLSSHQWLNLGTADRSGKPMVHTMAFASDGATVYFVTDKNTHKVTDMMDNPNVAFTVDEDDAEVMQITGVQMQGKASLVTDGVETNKAFKLMAKKYPFLADMPSNPDNVFFKVEPAEAYYLDYSKGFNHRDFVTF
- a CDS encoding phenylacetate-CoA ligase; the protein is MLIANNLNREFYVKGSGDVLMKYWQPKYETMKKEELAALQSKRLKKTAAAVYENVSFYREKFRQLGIRPEDIRSADDIRKLPVTKKTDLRDNYPFGLFAVPKKNIVRIHASSGTSGKATVVGYTRNDLETWSDLMARNFTMVGLDENDVFQNAVNYGLFTGGLGFHYGIEKIGAMAVPSGTGNTARQLEMMIDFGVTALHCTPSYALYLAETAREMDLVDELSLRVGCFGAEPWSSNTRKQLENSLNIKAYDSYGLSELMGPGVAFECQEQNGLHLWNDHFLVEVLDEEGEQVAEGEKGELVLTSLTKEALPIIRYRTGDITRLLESECCCGRTTTRISRLLGRADDMLIVRGINVFPSQIENIIAKVPEVTEHFQVILDRNQKMLDELTVRVELEENAFTGELKDLAAVKRHVENELKSVLNIRTAVELVEKGTIPRSEGKSKKVIDRRNAL
- a CDS encoding methanogenesis marker protein 8, with the translated sequence MPHVMEILGKARVVVKDGKVVEVGDPQIEWCPIFEKARGIKEINKEEIRKNMEFRIRDFGLFTDKRKLEMDVFVGFGASEVMMTGLNRGLIDTTVTVCDGAGTVITNNPSLVQGMGARISGLVETEPIEATINGIAQRGGIVLDPSGARIDPAGGVKKAAGLGYRKIAVTVVFPETAKELRKLESEMDLDLTIIGAHVTGIDKEFAIELVKHLDIVTSCASRNIREIVKPLAQVGTAVPLFAITQKGKELLLERAKEVESPILINTMSLPALPEHKQPRELV
- the paaI gene encoding phenylacetic acid degradation protein encodes the protein MDRLYKYFEQENFATISGMHLTEVSAGYAKAEMRIEKRHLNVLGSVHGGTIFTLADMAFAAASNSHGTAAVAINADISFVKAVGEGHLYAEAKETSINPKIATYTVDVTNENGDTIAIFTGMAYRKKDPLRIPE
- a CDS encoding ribonuclease BN, giving the protein MGKVRDIVTGTLHKWSNDDGITDSAALSFIMLMSLPALLLFLLSVSSFFLREETIQESILEYVSAVATEATIEILNTLFQQIPETSTLTLGLLISFALFLWTSGNLFLQLEKTINRMWKVSYENSTWYEELIKKRISAFVAVFIFVLLVVLITVFEVIFFSVSQQLDQFLPIPAWAIQSISSIANFMILVLLFIYLYRVLPDTKMDYKYVVTGSFLTVAFVTLGKYVFSLYLRYTDPTGMYGSVGSVLAIFLWIYLSAIIVTVMVEFTKVYADYETSQRREQIQRSAND
- a CDS encoding JAMM-like protein metallo peptidase MEROPS family M67B is translated as MKKNAEIIGIASDTLDFILEASKSTYPDEFAGLLEAKDGIITDILLLPGTESSESNAVLKLFMMPNISAVGSVHSHPSSAVRPSQADLHMFSKTGTRHIIVGHPYGRNNWKCYDGSGQPVKLEVLDVELEDEELL
- a CDS encoding PAS/PAC sensor signal transduction histidine kinase; this translates as MILTKSINKDNINIEHIKLAWVSSIYSEELASLRKREKELECIYNISSLFDLHIPLQSLLKGIAQRMPSACQFPDIAAARITMDSDTYQTDNFKETPWKMSENIMVHGVAKGSLLVVYLEERPILDVGPFLKEEKRLMDAIIARLGKVIERKVLEEALLESEKRHRVIFESSPLGIFLDHKGIITHCNRSFLKIFQVPRDKTIGAAITDFVNDEQLEEVLARSNKDILPYYESEYPVQIAGDQLYLRSYYVPHRLLGNAIDSGVCLIADVTKNKQSEDALQQQKELLTSTFNALQDLIVVVDRDLRVVTSNWKSENIGCPQENEEHPHCYNCFMHRDAPCDPCYVKEVFSSGNVAEIEQTDEVDGKVREYRAFPVFDKNNNIIMAVEHIRDITERKRTEKALQMSTEELEKAYEELKSLDKLKDEFLSNLRHELNTPLTTIKGFSELLHEGTFGPLNQEQSRAMEKVVNKSKRLQNLIDSLLFASSSQVGRVRYNFEKILLSDSLLSAVGEFTEQAKEKNILIEDDFSSNKLFTYGDADYLPRAFANIVDNAIKFTHKQGKISLSAYRENGDVHVVLKDTGIGISEEDMPKLFQKFHQIDSSSTRSYGGNGLGLYVTKVIVEDHGGKIWLESEEGAGTKVHITLPAADYSQ